A window of the Kosakonia radicincitans DSM 16656 genome harbors these coding sequences:
- a CDS encoding 6-phospho-beta-glucosidase translates to MSQKLKVVTIGGGSSYTPELLEGFIKRYHELPVSELWLVDVEEGQEKLDIIFALCQRMVEKAGVPLKVYKTLNRREALQGADFVTTQLRVGQLKARELDERIPLSHGYLGQETNGAGGLFKGLRTIPVIFDIIKDVEAICPNAWVINFTNPAGMVTEAVYRHTGFKRFIGVCNIPIGMKMFIRDVLNLADSDELAIDLFGLNHMVFIKDVLVNGTSRFAELLDGVASRRLKASTVKNIFDLPFSEGLIRALNLLPCSYLLYYFKQKEMLAIEMGEYYKGGARAQVVQQVEKQLFELYKDPALKEKPKELEQRGGAYYSDAACEVINAIYNDKQTEHYVNIPHHGHVENIPAHWAVEMTCILGRNGATPHPRVTQFDEKVLGLIHTIKGFEVAASKAALSGEFNDVLLALNLSPLVHSDHDAELLAREMLLAHEKWLPNFAECIGKLKASPR, encoded by the coding sequence ATGAGCCAGAAATTAAAAGTCGTCACCATTGGCGGCGGGAGCAGCTACACCCCGGAATTACTGGAAGGTTTTATTAAGCGCTACCATGAATTACCGGTTTCTGAATTATGGCTGGTCGATGTCGAAGAGGGGCAAGAGAAGCTGGATATTATTTTTGCGCTCTGCCAGCGCATGGTGGAAAAAGCGGGTGTACCGCTGAAAGTCTATAAAACGCTGAACCGCAGGGAAGCATTGCAGGGCGCAGATTTTGTCACCACACAACTGCGCGTCGGTCAGTTGAAAGCGCGCGAACTCGATGAGCGGATTCCGCTCAGCCACGGTTATCTGGGGCAGGAGACCAACGGCGCGGGCGGTTTGTTTAAAGGGTTGCGCACTATTCCGGTGATTTTCGACATTATTAAAGATGTGGAAGCGATTTGCCCGAACGCGTGGGTTATCAATTTCACCAACCCGGCCGGAATGGTCACCGAAGCCGTTTATCGCCATACCGGTTTTAAGCGTTTTATTGGCGTCTGCAATATTCCCATCGGCATGAAAATGTTTATCCGCGATGTGCTGAACCTTGCCGACAGCGACGAACTGGCGATCGATCTGTTTGGCCTCAACCATATGGTGTTTATCAAAGATGTGCTGGTCAACGGCACGTCGCGCTTTGCCGAACTGCTCGACGGCGTCGCGTCCCGCAGGCTGAAAGCCTCGACGGTGAAAAACATTTTCGACCTGCCGTTTAGCGAAGGGTTAATCCGCGCGCTCAATCTGCTGCCCTGCTCTTACCTGCTCTATTACTTCAAGCAAAAAGAGATGCTGGCGATTGAGATGGGCGAATATTACAAAGGCGGCGCGCGGGCGCAGGTGGTGCAGCAGGTTGAGAAGCAACTGTTTGAGCTTTATAAAGATCCGGCGCTCAAAGAGAAGCCGAAGGAACTGGAGCAGCGCGGTGGCGCGTACTACTCCGATGCCGCCTGCGAAGTGATCAACGCCATCTATAACGATAAGCAGACCGAACACTATGTGAACATCCCGCATCACGGACACGTAGAAAATATCCCGGCGCACTGGGCGGTCGAGATGACCTGCATTCTCGGGCGCAACGGCGCGACGCCCCATCCGCGCGTGACGCAGTTTGACGAAAAAGTGCTTGGGCTGATTCACACCATTAAAGGTTTCGAAGTGGCCGCCAGCAAGGCGGCGCTGAGCGGTGAATTTAACGATGTGCTGCTGGCGCTCAATCTCAGCCCGCTGGTGCATTCGGATCATGATGCGGAACTGCTGGCGCGTGAAATGCTGCTGGCGCATGAAAAGTGGCTGCCCAACTTTGCTGAGTGCATCGGCAAACTGAAAGCGTCACCGCGTTAA
- a CDS encoding efflux RND transporter permease subunit, protein MLAQFFIRRPVFAWVISIVIMLLGIISINNLPIAQYPDVAPPQVRISATYTGASAETLESSVTQVIEQQLTGLDGMLYFSSSSTASTGQVKITVTFQQGTDPDIAQVQVQNKVQQAESRLPDAVTSQGVTVEKAQSDFLLVMALYDKTNKSTSSDVSDYLVSNMEDVLARVNGVGRVQVFGSEYAMRIWMDPNKLAAYSLMPSDVESALENQNTQVSSGQLGAQPASGEQQLVATVRSRSRLQTPEQFRNIVLKTKTDGSVVRLSDVARVEMGSEDYSANVLANGHPAAGIAIQLASGANALSTAERVKNTVDEFRSTMPAGYAIDYPLDSTDFVKISIEEVVKTLAEAIALVVVVMFLFLQNLRTTLIPTIAVPVVLLGTFGVLAAFGYSINTLTMFGIVLAIGLLVDDAIVVVENVERVMREEGLPPRQATEKSMKEITAALIGIAMVLSAVFLPMTFFSGSTGVIYRQFSITIVSSMVLSVIIALTLTPALCATLLKPHDHENAGKGFFGWFNRSYEKIQERYHQRVAKVLHGPGRYLALYSVLLIGCAVMYMRLPTGFLPTEDQGYIMVQYTLAPGATENRTLEVRKQIQNYFQTKEKDNVNVSMLVDGFSFAGSGQNAGVGFISLKNWDLRKGAENSADAIAKRAMMNLSSIRDAQIFVLTPPSVSGLGQSNGFTFELQARGGTDRDTLLKLRNQLLAEAAKDPTLSSVRPNSLPDLPQVQVDVDDVKAQSLGVSVSDVNSTLSSAIGGTYVNDFSDRGRVKKVYIQGDSAFRSKPEDIDSWFVRGTDSDGNSTMVPFSSFASAHWIYGADALSRYNGLSSYEIQGQSAPGSSSGEAMNTMEKLAKALPGGATTYAWSDLSYQERLAGNQAMSLYGISLIVVFLCLAALYESWSVPFSVMMVVPLGVFGSLLAITLRGLENDVYFQVALLTIIGLSAKNAILIVEFAEENYRRGENLVAAAIHAASTRLRPIIMTSLAFTAGVLPLAISTGAGANSRIAIGTGIIGGTIAATLLAIFLVPLFFVLVRRVFPSVPEEYKAVRETTEKSGE, encoded by the coding sequence ATGCTGGCTCAGTTTTTCATCCGTCGCCCGGTCTTTGCCTGGGTTATCTCGATCGTCATTATGCTGCTTGGCATTATCAGCATTAATAATCTGCCGATCGCGCAGTACCCCGATGTTGCACCGCCGCAGGTCAGGATCTCCGCCACCTATACCGGTGCGTCTGCGGAAACCCTGGAAAGCAGCGTAACGCAGGTGATTGAACAGCAGCTGACCGGCCTGGACGGCATGCTCTATTTTTCCTCCTCCAGTACCGCGTCCACGGGCCAGGTCAAAATCACCGTTACCTTCCAGCAGGGTACCGACCCGGATATTGCGCAGGTGCAGGTGCAGAACAAAGTCCAGCAGGCGGAAAGCCGCTTACCGGATGCGGTCACCTCGCAAGGCGTGACCGTGGAGAAAGCGCAAAGCGACTTCCTGCTGGTCATGGCGCTGTATGACAAGACCAACAAAAGTACCTCTTCGGATGTCTCTGACTACCTGGTCAGCAACATGGAAGATGTGCTGGCGCGCGTTAATGGCGTGGGCCGCGTGCAGGTGTTTGGTTCGGAATATGCGATGCGTATCTGGATGGACCCGAACAAGCTGGCCGCTTACTCGCTGATGCCTTCCGATGTGGAAAGCGCGCTGGAAAACCAGAACACCCAGGTCTCATCCGGGCAGTTAGGGGCACAACCGGCCAGCGGCGAGCAGCAACTGGTTGCCACCGTGCGTTCGCGTTCGCGTCTGCAAACGCCGGAACAGTTCCGCAATATTGTGCTGAAAACCAAAACCGATGGTTCCGTTGTCCGCTTAAGCGATGTCGCCCGGGTTGAAATGGGCAGCGAAGATTACAGCGCCAACGTACTGGCCAACGGCCACCCGGCAGCGGGTATCGCCATTCAGTTGGCCTCCGGCGCGAACGCCTTATCCACCGCAGAACGGGTTAAAAACACCGTCGATGAGTTCCGCAGTACCATGCCTGCCGGTTACGCCATTGACTATCCGCTCGACAGCACCGACTTCGTCAAAATTTCCATTGAGGAAGTGGTGAAAACCCTCGCCGAAGCGATCGCCCTTGTGGTGGTGGTGATGTTCCTGTTCCTGCAAAACCTGCGCACCACCTTGATCCCGACGATTGCCGTGCCGGTGGTGCTGCTGGGAACCTTCGGCGTGCTGGCGGCCTTCGGCTACTCCATCAACACCCTGACGATGTTCGGGATAGTGCTCGCCATCGGTTTGCTGGTCGATGACGCCATCGTGGTGGTGGAAAACGTCGAGCGTGTGATGCGGGAAGAAGGGCTGCCGCCACGGCAAGCGACAGAAAAATCGATGAAGGAGATCACCGCAGCGCTGATCGGTATCGCCATGGTGCTTTCCGCCGTGTTCCTGCCGATGACCTTCTTCAGCGGTTCCACGGGGGTGATTTACCGCCAGTTCTCCATCACCATCGTCTCGTCAATGGTGCTGTCGGTGATCATCGCGTTAACACTCACCCCTGCCCTGTGCGCCACGCTGCTGAAGCCGCACGATCATGAAAATGCCGGTAAAGGTTTCTTCGGCTGGTTCAACCGCAGCTACGAGAAAATACAGGAGCGTTACCACCAGCGCGTGGCGAAAGTCCTGCATGGTCCGGGCCGTTATCTGGCGCTGTACAGCGTGCTGTTAATCGGCTGTGCAGTGATGTATATGCGTCTGCCGACCGGCTTCCTGCCGACCGAAGACCAGGGTTACATCATGGTGCAGTACACGCTGGCGCCAGGTGCCACGGAAAACCGCACTCTCGAAGTGCGTAAACAGATCCAGAACTACTTCCAGACCAAAGAGAAAGATAACGTCAACGTCAGCATGCTGGTCGATGGCTTCAGCTTTGCGGGTAGCGGGCAGAACGCCGGGGTGGGATTTATCTCGCTGAAAAACTGGGATCTGCGTAAAGGCGCAGAGAACAGCGCCGATGCGATCGCGAAGCGGGCAATGATGAACCTCTCCTCGATCCGTGATGCGCAGATCTTCGTGCTGACGCCGCCGTCGGTCAGCGGCCTGGGCCAGTCGAACGGCTTCACCTTTGAGTTGCAGGCGCGCGGCGGCACCGACCGCGATACGCTGCTGAAACTGCGTAACCAGTTGTTGGCCGAAGCAGCGAAGGATCCGACGCTCTCCAGCGTGCGCCCGAACTCACTGCCGGACTTACCGCAAGTGCAGGTCGATGTGGATGACGTGAAAGCGCAGTCGCTGGGAGTCTCCGTCAGCGATGTCAACAGTACCCTCAGTTCGGCCATCGGCGGAACGTATGTGAATGACTTCTCGGATCGTGGACGGGTGAAAAAAGTCTACATCCAGGGGGATTCAGCCTTCCGCAGCAAGCCGGAGGATATCGATAGCTGGTTCGTTCGCGGTACCGACAGCGATGGCAACAGCACCATGGTGCCGTTCTCGTCGTTCGCTTCTGCGCACTGGATTTATGGCGCGGATGCGCTCTCCCGCTATAACGGCCTCTCTTCCTATGAGATTCAGGGGCAGTCCGCGCCCGGCAGCAGTTCCGGGGAAGCGATGAACACCATGGAGAAACTGGCAAAAGCCCTGCCTGGTGGAGCCACCACCTATGCGTGGAGCGACCTCTCCTACCAGGAACGCCTGGCCGGGAACCAGGCCATGTCGCTGTATGGTATTTCGCTGATTGTTGTCTTCCTCTGCCTGGCGGCGCTGTATGAAAGCTGGTCAGTGCCCTTCTCGGTCATGATGGTGGTTCCGCTCGGGGTATTTGGTTCCCTGTTAGCCATTACGCTGCGCGGGCTGGAGAACGATGTCTACTTCCAGGTGGCGCTGCTGACCATCATCGGCCTGTCGGCGAAGAACGCGATCCTGATTGTGGAATTCGCCGAGGAAAACTACCGGCGAGGCGAAAACCTGGTGGCGGCGGCGATTCACGCGGCCAGCACGCGTTTACGCCCGATCATCATGACATCGTTGGCGTTCACCGCCGGTGTACTGCCGCTGGCTATCTCAACCGGCGCGGGCGCTAACAGTCGAATCGCCATCGGGACGGGGATTATCGGGGGGACAATCGCCGCCACCTTGTTGGCCATTTTCCTTGTTCCTCTGTTCTTCGTGCTGGTCAGACGCGTATTCCCTTCCGTGCCGGAGGAGTACAAAGCAGTGCGCGAAACGACAGAAAAATCAGGAGAATAA
- the chbG gene encoding chitin disaccharide deacetylase yields the protein MERLLIVNADDFGLSKGQNYGIVESFRHGVVTSTTALVNGAAIEHAAQLSRELPALAVGMHFVLTLGQPLTPMPGLARHGELGKWIWQMAEADTLPHAEIAEELASQYQRFVALFGREPTHLDSHHHVHMIPQILPIVAQFAAVRGLPLRLDRPAGLPASDLPAGLRSTEGFSSGFYGEAISDALFLQELDASAARGEDSLEMMCHPAFVDNTIRQSSYCYPRLTELEVLTSMSLKYAIAERGYRLGNFRDLT from the coding sequence ATGGAACGCTTATTGATTGTTAACGCGGACGATTTTGGTCTCAGCAAAGGGCAAAACTACGGCATCGTCGAGAGCTTTCGTCACGGCGTGGTGACGTCCACGACCGCGCTGGTCAACGGCGCGGCGATTGAGCATGCGGCGCAGCTGAGCCGTGAACTGCCCGCTCTTGCGGTAGGTATGCACTTTGTACTGACGCTGGGCCAGCCTTTAACGCCTATGCCCGGCCTTGCCCGGCACGGCGAACTGGGAAAATGGATCTGGCAAATGGCCGAAGCCGATACATTACCGCACGCAGAAATCGCCGAAGAACTGGCGAGCCAGTACCAGCGCTTTGTTGCGCTTTTTGGCCGCGAACCGACGCATCTGGACAGCCATCATCATGTGCATATGATCCCGCAGATCTTGCCGATTGTGGCGCAGTTTGCCGCCGTGCGCGGGTTGCCGCTGCGCCTCGATCGCCCGGCAGGATTACCCGCCAGCGATTTGCCGGCTGGGCTTCGCAGTACCGAGGGTTTCAGCAGCGGCTTTTATGGCGAGGCGATTTCTGACGCGCTCTTTTTACAGGAGCTGGATGCCTCAGCCGCGCGCGGCGAGGATTCGCTGGAGATGATGTGTCACCCGGCGTTTGTCGATAACACCATCCGCCAGAGCAGCTATTGCTACCCGCGTTTAACCGAGCTGGAGGTGCTGACCTCGATGTCGCTGAAATACGCCATTGCTGAACGCGGCTACCGGCTCGGCAACTTCCGCGATCTGACATAG
- a CDS encoding efflux RND transporter periplasmic adaptor subunit: MALKRIMVAVLACLIVACDQKPETNAGAMAMQVGVVTLKAEPVTLFSDLTGRVTGTMVSDVRPQVEGIIKKRLFKEGDDVVAGQVLYEIDPATYQASYDEAVAQLQNAVAIVNSSKLKAERYAALVKENGVSRQDADDAMATYKQNVASVAQYRAAVESAKINLGYTKVRAPISGRIGISSVTPGALVTASQTTALATIRTLDPIYVDLTQSSTQLLKLKKQQLQNSDNTVPVTVTLDDGSQYQHPGKLELTEVSVDESTGSVTLRAVFPNPEHDLLPGMFVRATVSNGVRSEAILAPQQGITRDAKGNGTALVVNKENKVESREVVTDRVIGNKWLITQGLQSGDRLITEGTSKVQAGMTVKAVEVGATESSDGNGGK; this comes from the coding sequence ATGGCATTGAAAAGAATAATGGTGGCCGTACTGGCATGTCTGATTGTCGCCTGCGACCAAAAACCGGAAACGAATGCAGGTGCGATGGCAATGCAAGTTGGCGTGGTCACGCTGAAGGCCGAACCGGTAACACTATTCAGTGACCTGACAGGACGTGTCACTGGCACCATGGTTTCTGATGTTCGCCCGCAAGTCGAAGGCATCATCAAGAAACGGTTATTTAAAGAAGGAGACGATGTTGTCGCGGGCCAGGTGCTATACGAAATTGACCCGGCAACGTATCAGGCAAGCTACGATGAAGCCGTCGCCCAGTTGCAGAATGCAGTGGCGATTGTTAACAGCAGCAAACTGAAAGCCGAGCGTTATGCCGCGCTGGTGAAAGAGAATGGCGTATCGCGTCAGGATGCGGACGACGCCATGGCCACCTACAAACAAAACGTGGCTTCCGTCGCGCAGTATCGCGCCGCCGTGGAGAGCGCCAAAATCAACCTCGGTTACACCAAAGTCAGAGCGCCGATTTCCGGTCGCATTGGTATTTCCTCCGTTACGCCTGGCGCGCTGGTCACCGCCAGCCAGACCACGGCGCTGGCAACCATCCGTACCCTTGATCCGATTTACGTCGATTTAACACAATCGAGCACGCAACTGCTGAAACTGAAAAAACAGCAGTTGCAGAACAGCGATAATACGGTTCCCGTTACCGTGACGCTGGATGACGGCAGCCAGTATCAGCATCCTGGTAAACTGGAGCTGACCGAAGTCTCTGTTGATGAGTCCACCGGCAGCGTGACGCTGCGCGCCGTCTTCCCGAACCCGGAACACGATTTGCTGCCGGGCATGTTTGTGCGCGCTACCGTCAGTAACGGCGTGCGCAGCGAAGCGATCCTTGCGCCGCAGCAAGGGATCACGCGCGATGCCAAAGGCAACGGCACTGCGCTGGTGGTGAATAAAGAGAATAAAGTGGAAAGTCGCGAGGTGGTTACCGACCGGGTGATCGGCAATAAATGGCTGATAACTCAAGGGTTACAGAGCGGTGACCGGTTAATTACCGAAGGCACCAGCAAAGTGCAGGCTGGCATGACAGTGAAAGCGGTGGAAGTCGGCGCTACCGAATCCAGTGATGGAAACGGAGGGAAGTAA
- a CDS encoding TetR/AcrR family transcriptional regulator has translation MNRHELILRAARTCMIEKGFHNASIKNIAACANVSAGLIYRYFANKDSIIEALVTDIVNNMRSHINDKPRHDENQPLDIFQESAFWADLQDNIFMLMDIASAAIRNERYKKLVTEAHNALQDDIVRREKQRHPAMDESIIRTRHYVITMLLDGVIVQCGRKGYVIDDELRQMINAILHNLVHAK, from the coding sequence ATGAATCGTCACGAACTTATACTCCGCGCCGCCAGAACCTGCATGATAGAAAAAGGCTTTCATAATGCCTCCATTAAAAATATCGCGGCCTGCGCTAATGTCAGCGCCGGGCTTATCTATCGCTATTTTGCAAATAAAGACAGCATCATTGAAGCGCTGGTGACCGACATTGTTAATAATATGCGAAGTCACATAAATGACAAACCCCGGCATGATGAGAATCAGCCGTTAGATATATTCCAGGAATCTGCTTTCTGGGCGGATTTGCAGGATAATATCTTTATGCTGATGGATATCGCCTCCGCTGCGATCCGCAACGAGCGCTATAAAAAGCTGGTGACGGAGGCGCACAACGCCTTGCAGGATGATATCGTTCGGCGCGAGAAACAGCGACACCCGGCAATGGATGAGTCGATTATTCGTACCCGCCATTATGTCATCACCATGCTGCTGGATGGCGTCATTGTGCAGTGCGGCAGAAAAGGCTATGTCATCGACGACGAATTACGCCAGATGATTAATGCGATTTTGCATAATCTGGTGCATGCGAAATAA
- a CDS encoding DUF6515 family protein, with amino-acid sequence MKKHTCTLFVLLSLSFSTIAAPFGDPHRPGPALPRDNAPLTILPPAAELIVIGGLTYYLLNGLYYQKQDGRYVVVDRPSGGAMSVLDYNGKRYYVKDGHYYQRNIDDEYIEVPRPAGL; translated from the coding sequence ATGAAAAAACACACCTGCACCTTATTCGTCTTACTGAGTCTTTCATTCAGTACAATAGCGGCACCTTTTGGCGATCCGCACCGCCCAGGCCCCGCGTTGCCGCGCGATAATGCGCCCCTGACCATCTTACCGCCTGCGGCGGAACTGATCGTGATTGGTGGATTAACCTACTACCTGCTGAATGGTCTCTATTATCAAAAACAGGATGGTCGTTATGTGGTGGTCGACAGACCTTCTGGCGGCGCGATGTCGGTGCTGGACTACAACGGCAAACGCTATTACGTAAAAGATGGCCACTATTACCAGCGCAATATCGATGATGAGTACATTGAAGTGCCACGGCCGGCTGGCCTTTAA
- the hxlB gene encoding 6-phospho-3-hexuloisomerase, with protein MGVQQNIRSILNELAQNAQSIDNAQAGQLIAHIRKAGHIFLQGAGRSGIAIRGFANRLLHLGFSVSVVGEMSSPHSKPGDLLIIGSGSGETGSLKSLAQKAVESGVDVALITLNADSSIGRMANCVLVLPGTAKTENARIEGAFSQPMGSAFEQLCFITCDAIILELMAQLGESSNSMFKRHADFE; from the coding sequence ATGGGCGTGCAGCAAAACATCCGCAGTATTTTAAATGAACTGGCGCAAAATGCGCAGAGCATTGATAACGCGCAAGCCGGGCAGCTTATCGCGCATATCAGAAAAGCGGGCCATATCTTTTTGCAGGGCGCCGGGCGGAGCGGCATTGCTATCCGTGGTTTCGCCAACCGGCTTTTGCACCTTGGTTTTTCCGTCAGCGTGGTGGGGGAAATGTCTTCGCCGCACAGTAAACCGGGGGATTTATTGATTATCGGTTCCGGTAGCGGCGAAACCGGCAGCCTGAAAAGCCTGGCGCAAAAAGCGGTGGAAAGCGGGGTGGATGTGGCGCTGATTACCCTGAACGCCGACTCTTCCATAGGCCGCATGGCAAACTGCGTACTGGTCTTGCCGGGCACAGCAAAAACAGAGAATGCGCGCATTGAAGGTGCGTTTTCCCAGCCGATGGGTTCTGCTTTCGAGCAGCTCTGTTTTATTACCTGTGACGCGATTATTCTTGAACTGATGGCGCAGCTTGGCGAATCCAGCAACAGCATGTTTAAACGGCACGCTGATTTTGAATAA
- a CDS encoding efflux transporter outer membrane subunit, with the protein MSARLLAACVPFLLAGCISLDPHYDRPTSPVSGQLPAGEAYASLKGTQGNNYRDIDWQQYILDDRLRQVVAMALDSSRDLREAVASVKSARAQYGEERSNLFPTINAELTGTRSRSLNNTGSGTSVSSSYEGDASTSSFELDLFGKNQSLTREQYETWLGTVEGARSTRLTVLYNTVDYWLTLAADKSNLTIAKETAESARQSMEVTQAQLRHGTASMVDVSSAATTYHSALADVAKYQTSVAQDKNALDLVVGRAVPDNLIPENIDAVANAFKEIPAGISSDVLLNRPDVLEAEHNLKSANASIGAARANFFPSISLTASGGAASSDLSSLFKHGAGVWSFSPSISLPIFTGGYNISQLNYTKAQKEYYVAAYEKSVQTAFQEVADALARRGTINDQLTAQKNYTKAAEEYYRLAYLRYRNGVDTWLNALDAQRTLYTARTSLVSVQQEYYTNLITLYKVMGGGTGLEEKTAALQQR; encoded by the coding sequence ATGTCAGCAAGACTTTTAGCAGCATGCGTACCGTTTCTGTTAGCGGGCTGTATTTCGCTGGATCCCCACTATGACAGGCCAACCTCGCCGGTCAGTGGCCAGCTTCCTGCCGGGGAGGCCTATGCCTCCCTGAAAGGCACTCAGGGGAATAACTATCGCGATATCGACTGGCAGCAGTACATTCTCGATGACCGCCTGCGCCAGGTAGTGGCGATGGCGCTCGACAGCAGCCGCGACCTGCGGGAAGCAGTCGCCAGCGTGAAATCCGCGCGGGCGCAGTATGGCGAAGAGCGTTCGAACCTCTTCCCGACCATTAACGCGGAGCTGACCGGCACCCGTTCCCGCTCGCTCAACAACACCGGCAGCGGGACGTCTGTCAGTTCCAGCTATGAAGGCGATGCCAGCACCAGCTCGTTTGAGCTGGATCTGTTTGGCAAAAACCAGAGCCTGACGCGCGAGCAGTATGAAACCTGGCTGGGTACCGTCGAAGGGGCGCGCAGTACGCGTCTGACGGTGCTCTACAACACGGTGGATTACTGGCTGACGCTGGCGGCGGATAAAAGCAATCTGACCATTGCGAAAGAGACTGCCGAAAGCGCGCGGCAATCGATGGAAGTCACCCAGGCGCAGCTTCGTCACGGCACTGCGTCAATGGTAGATGTCTCTTCCGCCGCCACAACGTACCATTCGGCGCTCGCCGATGTGGCGAAATACCAGACCAGCGTGGCGCAGGATAAAAACGCCCTCGATCTGGTGGTTGGGCGGGCCGTGCCGGATAACCTGATCCCGGAAAACATTGATGCGGTGGCAAATGCGTTCAAAGAGATCCCGGCGGGCATCTCTTCCGACGTGCTGCTGAATCGTCCGGATGTGCTGGAAGCCGAGCATAATCTGAAATCGGCCAATGCCAGCATTGGGGCAGCGCGGGCGAATTTCTTCCCAAGCATCTCGCTGACCGCCAGCGGCGGCGCGGCAAGCAGCGACCTGTCGTCACTGTTTAAACACGGCGCCGGGGTGTGGTCCTTCTCGCCAAGTATTTCGCTGCCCATCTTCACTGGTGGCTATAACATTTCGCAGTTGAACTACACCAAGGCGCAGAAGGAGTACTACGTAGCGGCCTATGAGAAATCGGTGCAGACGGCCTTCCAGGAAGTGGCCGATGCGCTGGCGCGGCGCGGTACGATTAACGATCAACTCACCGCGCAGAAAAACTATACCAAAGCGGCCGAAGAGTATTACCGGCTGGCGTATCTGCGTTACCGCAATGGTGTGGATACCTGGTTGAACGCGCTTGATGCCCAGCGCACGTTATACACGGCCAGAACCTCGCTGGTCAGCGTGCAGCAGGAGTATTACACCAACCTGATAACGCTGTATAAAGTGATGGGCGGCGGTACAGGGCTGGAAGAGAAAACGGCAGCACTGCAGCAGCGTTAA
- a CDS encoding TetR/AcrR family transcriptional regulator translates to MATNKQEQRVNERRQIIIEAAKACFSEHGFHGCSMAELFSRSGYGAGQLYRDFHSKEALINEVVKSVAAQWRAFLFRQLRSDTTLSDLLNSESAFWSGWSQREHALLLESYSEASRNEQVRKILTDEEERTISYLAGNAELLNRETQQPFSRAQIRLLLTIIDGFICRVVYDQQLNENELLRLNTLIFSNPNA, encoded by the coding sequence TTGGCGACAAACAAACAAGAGCAACGCGTAAATGAACGCCGACAAATAATCATTGAAGCGGCAAAAGCCTGTTTCAGCGAGCACGGCTTTCACGGGTGCAGTATGGCCGAGTTATTCAGCCGGTCGGGTTATGGCGCGGGCCAGCTTTATCGTGATTTTCACAGTAAAGAGGCGCTGATTAATGAGGTGGTAAAAAGTGTCGCGGCCCAATGGCGAGCGTTTTTATTTCGCCAGCTACGATCTGATACGACGCTGAGCGATCTTCTGAATAGTGAATCCGCTTTCTGGTCCGGCTGGAGTCAGCGCGAACACGCGTTATTACTGGAAAGTTATTCGGAAGCCTCAAGAAATGAACAGGTGCGCAAAATATTAACTGATGAAGAAGAACGAACCATTAGTTATCTTGCCGGAAACGCCGAACTCCTGAATAGAGAAACGCAGCAACCGTTTAGCCGGGCACAAATTCGTCTGCTACTGACTATTATCGATGGCTTTATTTGTCGGGTGGTTTACGATCAGCAACTCAATGAAAATGAGCTGCTGCGTCTTAATACGTTGATTTTTAGCAACCCGAACGCCTGA